A genomic stretch from Acidobacteriota bacterium includes:
- a CDS encoding YtxH domain-containing protein, producing MSRDEAGGGSLIAAFLIGAVTGAAVALLLAPTTGEEMRRIIGDRAREGREKANEAARQGRECVNRQRDSVATAVDRGREAYQRARESARGTGENT from the coding sequence ATGTCACGGGATGAAGCGGGCGGCGGAAGCCTGATTGCGGCGTTTCTGATTGGCGCGGTGACCGGGGCCGCGGTGGCGCTGCTGCTGGCACCCACCACGGGCGAAGAGATGCGCCGGATCATCGGCGACAGGGCGCGCGAGGGGCGCGAGAAGGCCAACGAGGCGGCGCGCCAGGGACGCGAATGCGTCAACCGCCAGCGCGACTCGGTTGCGACGGCGGTGGATCGGGGCCGCGAGGCCTACCAGCGCGCCAGGGAGTCCGCGCGCGGTACCGGGGAGAACACGTGA
- a CDS encoding MCE family protein — MPRTRSLAWSELKIGILGVLALVLASMLILAVGGQGGFPWQRYELKTKFDDVRGLKSGAVVRVAGVEVGKVTDVRFAGAGVEILMEVSEDMKPLITDQSRAAIGSLSLLGEPVIDITPASAGTPLPEGGFITPGRAEGQITEVAASATEGLNQVTLLLQDIRGGKGSVGKLFTDDQLYREINEFVGSAANVAGHLRQGRGTLGKLAMDPAAYDQLNRSLTNLESITRRINAGEGALGRLLRDEQMAKSLASISSNMDTLTGRLNRGEGTAGKLLTNSELYDRFSRIAASLEEVSSRLTAGQGTAGQLLHDKQLYDNMNSAAGELRGLIAEIRRDPKKYLNVKVSIF, encoded by the coding sequence ATGCCCCGTACTCGTTCGTTGGCGTGGTCTGAACTCAAGATCGGCATCCTCGGCGTCCTGGCTCTCGTGCTCGCCTCGATGCTCATCCTCGCGGTGGGCGGCCAGGGCGGGTTCCCCTGGCAGCGCTACGAGCTGAAGACGAAGTTCGATGACGTGAGGGGGCTGAAGAGCGGAGCAGTCGTGCGCGTGGCGGGGGTCGAGGTCGGCAAGGTCACCGACGTGCGGTTCGCCGGCGCCGGCGTCGAGATCCTCATGGAAGTGTCCGAGGACATGAAGCCGCTCATCACGGACCAGTCGCGCGCGGCGATTGGATCGCTGAGCCTGCTCGGGGAGCCCGTGATCGACATCACGCCAGCCTCTGCCGGCACGCCGCTCCCCGAAGGGGGATTCATCACTCCCGGCCGGGCGGAGGGACAGATCACCGAGGTCGCCGCGTCGGCGACCGAAGGGCTCAACCAGGTCACCCTCCTCCTGCAGGATATCCGGGGTGGGAAGGGAAGCGTCGGAAAGCTGTTCACCGACGACCAGCTCTATCGCGAGATCAACGAGTTTGTCGGGTCGGCGGCCAATGTCGCCGGGCATCTCCGCCAGGGGCGCGGAACGCTCGGCAAGCTGGCGATGGACCCCGCCGCCTACGACCAGCTGAATCGTTCGCTGACGAATCTCGAATCGATCACGCGCCGGATCAACGCCGGCGAGGGAGCGCTCGGGCGACTCCTGCGCGACGAGCAGATGGCGAAATCCCTGGCCTCGATCAGCAGCAACATGGACACCCTGACCGGCCGGCTGAACCGCGGTGAGGGGACGGCCGGGAAGCTGTTGACCAACTCGGAGTTGTACGATCGCTTCAGCCGGATTGCCGCCAGCCTGGAGGAGGTGTCGTCCCGACTGACCGCCGGGCAGGGCACCGCGGGACAACTGCTGCACGATAAGCAGTTGTATGACAATATGAACTCAGCAGCCGGCGAGCTGCGCGGACTCATCGCGGAGATCCGCAGGGACCCGAAGAAGTACCTGAATGTGAAGGTGTCGATTTTCTAG
- a CDS encoding ATP-binding cassette domain-containing protein: protein MARERFPPRDPEVVEALGPHGAPIVVFDDVSLAFDDQVILAGVSFTLLVGHTKIILGASGAGKSTILRLILGLLKPDRGVIWVNGERVDGMTEDELMAVRADLGMVFQEGALFDSLTVRQNVGYKLFVETKMPYDEANRRVEEVLGFVGLGEYIDRMPSELSGGQRRRVAIARAMAAKPRILLYDEPTTGLDPITAITIDEEIIKLRDLENVSSIMVTHQLRDAFYVATHTAERRNGRAHLVPAGPGKCDEAEFIMLRDGRIAFEGNASELRAAVNQDPYIAAFLS, encoded by the coding sequence ATGGCCAGAGAACGATTTCCTCCACGCGATCCCGAGGTGGTCGAGGCGCTGGGGCCGCACGGCGCCCCCATCGTGGTGTTCGATGACGTCTCGCTGGCGTTCGACGACCAGGTGATCCTCGCCGGCGTCAGCTTCACGCTGCTCGTCGGCCACACGAAGATCATCCTGGGCGCCAGCGGCGCCGGGAAGTCCACGATCCTGCGCTTGATCCTGGGCCTGCTGAAGCCGGATCGCGGGGTGATCTGGGTGAACGGCGAGCGCGTGGACGGGATGACGGAGGACGAGCTGATGGCCGTCCGCGCCGACCTCGGCATGGTGTTCCAGGAAGGCGCGCTGTTCGACTCCCTGACCGTTCGCCAGAACGTCGGGTACAAGCTGTTTGTCGAGACGAAGATGCCCTACGACGAGGCGAACCGGCGGGTCGAGGAGGTGCTCGGCTTCGTCGGCCTGGGCGAGTACATCGACCGGATGCCGTCGGAGCTGTCGGGCGGGCAGCGCCGGCGGGTCGCCATCGCGCGGGCGATGGCCGCCAAGCCACGCATCCTGCTCTACGACGAGCCGACCACGGGACTCGACCCGATAACCGCCATCACGATCGATGAAGAGATCATCAAGCTGCGCGACCTCGAGAACGTCAGCTCGATCATGGTGACGCACCAGCTGCGCGATGCGTTCTACGTCGCCACGCACACGGCGGAGCGCCGGAACGGCCGGGCGCACCTCGTGCCGGCGGGCCCCGGCAAGTGCGACGAGGCGGAATTCATCATGCTCCGGGACGGCCGGATTGCCTTCGAAGGGAACGCGTCCGAGCTGCGCGCCGCGGTGAACCAGGATCCGTACATCGCCGCATTTCTTTCATAG
- a CDS encoding ABC transporter permease: protein MPNADGFVKTALVEVQEYVRLLGQTARALVTPPFYFRDVVEQFEVIGIGSLTVVLLTGTFTGMVLALQMGFTMDQFGARSMVGRMVSASMVKELGPVLTGLMVAGRVGSGIAAELGSMMVTEQIAALRALGTDPVRKLVLPRILAGFVMVPILTVIACAVGMVGAWVITVWQLRVASSVYWNSVVMGLYIQDVWMGIIKPFFLGFAIVSIGCHVGMRTRGGTQGVGHATTNAVVASSVAVIAVDFLVTKLLIALMY from the coding sequence ATGCCGAATGCCGACGGGTTCGTCAAGACGGCGCTCGTGGAAGTCCAGGAGTACGTCCGCCTGCTCGGGCAGACCGCGCGCGCGCTCGTCACGCCCCCCTTCTATTTCCGCGACGTCGTCGAGCAGTTCGAGGTGATTGGCATCGGGTCGCTGACCGTGGTGCTGCTGACCGGGACGTTCACCGGAATGGTCCTCGCGCTGCAGATGGGATTCACGATGGACCAGTTCGGCGCCCGATCCATGGTGGGCCGGATGGTCAGCGCATCGATGGTGAAAGAGCTGGGGCCGGTGCTGACGGGCCTCATGGTGGCCGGGCGCGTCGGCTCGGGCATCGCGGCGGAACTGGGCTCGATGATGGTGACCGAACAGATCGCCGCGTTGCGCGCGCTGGGCACCGACCCCGTGCGGAAGCTCGTGCTGCCGCGGATCCTCGCGGGGTTCGTGATGGTCCCCATCCTCACCGTCATCGCGTGCGCCGTGGGCATGGTGGGCGCCTGGGTCATCACGGTCTGGCAGCTGCGCGTGGCATCCAGCGTGTACTGGAACAGCGTGGTGATGGGGCTCTACATCCAGGATGTGTGGATGGGCATCATCAAACCGTTCTTCCTGGGGTTTGCGATCGTGAGCATCGGCTGCCACGTCGGCATGCGCACGCGCGGCGGGACCCAGGGCGTCGGCCACGCGACGACCAACGCGGTCGTCGCCAGCTCGGTGGCCGTCATTGCCGTGGACTTTCTCGTGACCAAGCTCCTCATCGCGCTGATGTACTGA